One window of Myxocyprinus asiaticus isolate MX2 ecotype Aquarium Trade chromosome 6, UBuf_Myxa_2, whole genome shotgun sequence genomic DNA carries:
- the LOC127442538 gene encoding heterogeneous nuclear ribonucleoprotein C-like isoform X1 yields the protein MDHSPSTSQLMAGNVTNKNDPRSLNSRVFIGNLNTMLVTKADVEAIFSKYGKIVGCSVHKGYAFVQYANERNARAAVAAEDGRMIVGQVLDINLAAEPKPHRSKTTKRSAGDMYSGSAFELDYDFQRDYYDRMYSYPSRVPPPPPPPLSRAVIPSKRPRVSISGGTSRRTKSNFPSSSKSSQRSTSRALKADDLQTIKRELAQIKHKVDYLLESLDRMEKDHNKKSEGKNVKPEVGEASSLQHSNKKDREREEQETNDSEEERDLLEEDEVKSQGGENEEEEGEHEEEGEHEEGEDDGDSVNGDDA from the exons ATGGA TCATTCCCCCAGCACTAGTCAACTGATGGCTGGCAACgtgacaaataaaaatgacccACGCTCGCTGAACTCGAGGGTGTTCATCGGAAACCTAAACACTATGCTGGTCACCAAGGCGGATGTTGAAGCCATTTTTAGCAAATATGGCAAGATTGTGGGCTGCTCTGTGCATAAGGGCTATGCCTTTGTCCAGTACGCCAATGAGAGGAATGCACGGGCTGCTGTGGCAGCAGAAGATGGCCGGATGATCGTTGGACAGGTGCTCG ATATTAATCTGGCCGCAGAGCCCAAACCTCACAGGTCGAAAACAACAAAGCGATCAGCTGGAGATATGTACAG TGGTTCTGCTTTCGAGCTGGATTATGATTTCCAGAGAGATTACTATGACAG AATGTATTCATACCCATCCCGTGTACCCCCGCCACCCCCTCCTCCTCTCTCGAGGGCTGTGATCCCTTCCAAGCGTCCACGAGTCAGTATAAGTGGGGGAACCAGCCGCCGCACCAAATCCAACTTCCCCTCTTCGTCTAAAAGCAGCCAGCGGTCCACCTCTCGAGCTT tGAAAGCAGATGACCTCCAAACTATTAAGAGAGAGCTTGCCCAAATAAAACACAAGGTTGACTATCTTCTGGAGAGTCTGGACCGGATGGAGAAAGATCACAACAAGAAATCAG AGGGAAAGAATGTGAAGCCAGAAGTGGGTGAAGCTTCCTCCCTGCAGCATTCCAACAAGAAGGATAGAGAGAGGGAAGAGCAAGAGACAAATGATTCTGAGGAGGAAAGAGATCTGTTGGAAGAAGACGAG GTTAAAAGCCAGGGAGGTGAGAATGAAGAAGAGGAAGGAGAACATGAAGAAGAAGGTGAACACGAGGAAGGGGAGGATGATGGTGACAGCGTCAATGGCGATGATGCATAG
- the LOC127442349 gene encoding DDB1- and CUL4-associated factor 8-like — MSDTDGKVSVPNGGSDNPEPGEGRGEADASAAPEVHSSKESANLSSAPEGGEGGQDRPMEDSEQKQGPGEDEDTDSMDGSGLFSLTEDGERESEGGGQRERGKDEGSRSTRKRNRPSGGATRHSSSSDDEEEEEEVEGEDEQTMEAWLGADLCDMSRPSWRAVPSLRAREIGRDSRQFVKGVCGARGLVQRLELQGRLERHTGCVNTLHFNPSGTRLASASDDLRVVIWDWARRRAELEFDSGHKSNVFQAKFLPHSGDSTLAMCARDGQIRVAELSATQRCKNTKRVAQHKGAAHKLALEPDSPCSFLSAGEDAVVFGIDLRLDRPATKLVVVKEGEKKVGLYTIFVNPANTHHFAVGGRDQYVRIYDQRKINENDNNGVLKKFCPSHLVSSESKTNITCLVYSHDGTELLTSYNDEDIYLFDSSHSDGADYRRRYKGHRNNATVKGVNFYGPCSEFVVSGSDCGHIYLWDKNSARVVQFMEGDKGGVVNCLEPHPHLPGLATSGLDHDVKLWAPTAENPTALKGLKEVMKKNKRERDEDSVRHGDQYDTQLLWFLMRHMRNRRPQRARRGEGGEGDTDESWSSPDSSDEEDGGPDHVQCMSS, encoded by the exons CAAATCTGAGTTCAGCGCCAGAGGGAGGTGAGGGTGGTCAGGACAGGCCAATGGAAGACTCTGAACAGAAGCAAGGGCCTGGAGAAGATGAGGACACCGACAGCATGGATGGTAGTGGATTGTTCTCTTTAACAgaagacggagagagagagagtgaaggaggagggcagagagagaggggaaaagaTGAAGGAAGTAGATCCACCAGGAAGAGGAACCGACCCAGCGGGGGAGCCACACGCCACTCTTCCAGTTCGGACgatgaagaagaggaagaggaggtaGAGGGAGAAGATGAGCAAACCATGGAGGCGTGGCTGGGAGCAGACCTGTGTGACATGAGTCGCCCTTCGTGGCGTGCGGTCCCCTCGCTGCGTGCCCGAGAGATTGGCCGTGACTCGCGCCAGTTTGTAAAGGGTGTGTGTGGGGCGCGGGGTCTTGTGCAGAGGCTGGAACTGCAGGGGCGCCTGGAGAGACACACGGGCTGCGTGAACACCCTCCACTTTAACCCTTCTGGCACCCGTCTGGCTTCCGCCAGTGACGACCTCCGTGTGGTGATCTGGGATTGGGCTCGCAGAAGGGCAGAGCTAGAGTTTGACAGTGGCCATAAGAGCAATGTCTTTCAG GCAAAGTTCCTCCCACACAGTGGTGACTCCACATTAGCCATGTGTGCCCGTGATGGACAGATCAGAGTGGCTGAGCTTTCTGCCACACAACGTTGCAAAAACACCAAAAGAGTGGCCCAGCACAAAGGTGCAGCACATAAG CTTGCGCTTGAACCAGACTCTCCCTGCTCTTTCCTTTCTGCTGGTGAAGACGCAGTGGTGTTCGGCATTGACCTGCGTTTAGACAGACCTGCCAC CAAACTGGTGGTGGTGAAGGAAGGCGAAAAAAAGGTGGGGCTGTACACCATCTTTGTGAACCCAGCCAACACACACCACTTTGCTGTGGGTGGGAGAGACCAATATGTCAG GATCTATGACCAGAGAAAGATCAATGAAAACGATAATAATGGCGTGCTGAAGAAGTTTTGTCCCTCTCACTTGGTGTCCAGCGAGTCCAAAACTAATATTACCTGTTTAGTATACAGCCATGATGGCACAG AGCTGCTGACAAGTTACAATGATGAGGACATTTACCTTTTTGACTCCAGCCACAGTGATGGAGCAGATTACCGCAGGAGATACAAGGGTCACCGCAACAATGCTACAG TGAAAGGAGTTAACTTCTATGGGCCTTGCAGTGAGTTTGTTGTCAGTGGCAGTGACTGTGGACATATCTACCTATGGGACAAGAACTCTGCCCGCGTGGTACAGTTTATGGAGGGAGACAAGGGAGGAGTG GTGAACTGCCTAGAGCCTCATCCTCATCTCCCAGGTTTGGCCACCAGTGGTCTGGATCATGATGTGAAACTGTGGGCCCCGACCGCTGAGAATCCCACAGCACTGAAGGGACTTAAAGAG GTAATGAAGAAGAACAAGCGAGAGCGTGATGAAGACAGTGTTCGTCATGGTGACCAGTATGACACACAGCTCCTCTGGTTCCTGATGAGACACATGAGAAACCGAAGACCTCAGCGA GCCCGGCGCGGGGAAGGTGGAGAGGGCGACACAGACGAATCCTGGAGCTCGCCAGATTCCTCTGACGAAGAAGATGGAGGGCCAGACCATGTCCAGTGCATGTCCTCCTga
- the LOC127442538 gene encoding heterogeneous nuclear ribonucleoprotein C-like isoform X2 → MAGNVTNKNDPRSLNSRVFIGNLNTMLVTKADVEAIFSKYGKIVGCSVHKGYAFVQYANERNARAAVAAEDGRMIVGQVLDINLAAEPKPHRSKTTKRSAGDMYSGSAFELDYDFQRDYYDRMYSYPSRVPPPPPPPLSRAVIPSKRPRVSISGGTSRRTKSNFPSSSKSSQRSTSRALKADDLQTIKRELAQIKHKVDYLLESLDRMEKDHNKKSEGKNVKPEVGEASSLQHSNKKDREREEQETNDSEEERDLLEEDEVKSQGGENEEEEGEHEEEGEHEEGEDDGDSVNGDDA, encoded by the exons ATGGCTGGCAACgtgacaaataaaaatgacccACGCTCGCTGAACTCGAGGGTGTTCATCGGAAACCTAAACACTATGCTGGTCACCAAGGCGGATGTTGAAGCCATTTTTAGCAAATATGGCAAGATTGTGGGCTGCTCTGTGCATAAGGGCTATGCCTTTGTCCAGTACGCCAATGAGAGGAATGCACGGGCTGCTGTGGCAGCAGAAGATGGCCGGATGATCGTTGGACAGGTGCTCG ATATTAATCTGGCCGCAGAGCCCAAACCTCACAGGTCGAAAACAACAAAGCGATCAGCTGGAGATATGTACAG TGGTTCTGCTTTCGAGCTGGATTATGATTTCCAGAGAGATTACTATGACAG AATGTATTCATACCCATCCCGTGTACCCCCGCCACCCCCTCCTCCTCTCTCGAGGGCTGTGATCCCTTCCAAGCGTCCACGAGTCAGTATAAGTGGGGGAACCAGCCGCCGCACCAAATCCAACTTCCCCTCTTCGTCTAAAAGCAGCCAGCGGTCCACCTCTCGAGCTT tGAAAGCAGATGACCTCCAAACTATTAAGAGAGAGCTTGCCCAAATAAAACACAAGGTTGACTATCTTCTGGAGAGTCTGGACCGGATGGAGAAAGATCACAACAAGAAATCAG AGGGAAAGAATGTGAAGCCAGAAGTGGGTGAAGCTTCCTCCCTGCAGCATTCCAACAAGAAGGATAGAGAGAGGGAAGAGCAAGAGACAAATGATTCTGAGGAGGAAAGAGATCTGTTGGAAGAAGACGAG GTTAAAAGCCAGGGAGGTGAGAATGAAGAAGAGGAAGGAGAACATGAAGAAGAAGGTGAACACGAGGAAGGGGAGGATGATGGTGACAGCGTCAATGGCGATGATGCATAG